A portion of the Meriones unguiculatus strain TT.TT164.6M chromosome 11, Bangor_MerUng_6.1, whole genome shotgun sequence genome contains these proteins:
- the LOC110554737 gene encoding uncharacterized protein LOC110554737: MSLPLRLPYCSPARRLRAALLYPYFRAPVTPPPSPAYSQEPDPELEGCTPESYPEEEARHYEGSRWGRVMSGPPSCPPTPQPWHRPPPPPPPPPPPHIAAPDPPPASPQIAVPWRSHSIRPAVLGRRPSVAQGPRRAKERQPGTASAGGKEQELRVSSQTEWRLRSLEEPTLAALVPRTWPIGGISGRSMCPGKRNGKLSRPAWASPEKYQGSCRRVTLDFKVVEKPR, translated from the coding sequence ATGTCGCTGCCCCTGCGGCTTCCCTATTGCTCTCCCGCGCGGCGGCTGCGCGCCGCGCTCCTGTACCCCTACTTCCGTGCCCCTGTCACTCCCCCGCCTTCCCCAGCCTACTCGCAAGAACCCGACCCCGAACTTGAAGGCTGCACGCCCGAGAGCTACCCGGAGGAGGAGGCCAGGCATTATGAGGGCAGCCGCTGGGGGCGCGTGATGAGCGGCCCTCCGAGCTGCCCTCCAACCCCGCAGCCCTGGCACCGGCCGCCCCCGCCTCCCCCGCCTCCCCCGCCCCCGCACATCGCGGCCCCGGATCCTCCCCCGGCCAGCCCCCAGATCGCGGTGCCTTGGCGCTCACACTCCATCCGCCCCGCGGTGCTGGGCCGCCGGCCCTCAGTGGCGCAGGGCCCTAGGCGAGCCAAGGAGCGCCAGCCTGGAACAGCAAGTGCAGGCGGGAAGGAACAGGAGTTGAGGGTGAGCAGCCAGACCGAGTGGCGCTTGAGGAGCCTGGAAGAGCCGACGCTAGCGGCTCTGGTTCCTAGAACTTGGCCTATTGGTGGGATCTCTGGTCGCAGCATGTGTCCTGGGAAGAGAAATGGGAAGCTGAGCAGACCTGCCTGGGCCTCTCCAGAAAAATATCAGGGAAGCTGCAGAAGAGTGACCCTGGATTTCAAAGTAGTGGAAAAGCCCAGATGA